A single window of Candidatus Manganitrophaceae bacterium DNA harbors:
- a CDS encoding MFS transporter, whose product MKEPVSKSDLKVPGERMLLFLMAAIQFTIVVDFLIIMPLGPQYLRVLSITPAQFGLIVSAYAISAGISGFAAGFFLDRFDRKSALLWLYFGFAIGTLFCALAPNYLLLIGARTIAGAFGGVAGALILTIIGDVIPPERRGAAMGMVMSSFSVASICGMPIGLFLAAHLSWHIPFFVLAALSGFILIAALRIMPSLRGHLQSSRTGHPALQVWAVLMERDHQIAFVFTAALMFAGFCIFPFISTYMVANVGVTEKQLPLIYLSGGLATLFSMNWIGRWADRAGKLRVFTRMSLSTVVPILALTNLPRIPLVAAIATTTLFMVCMSGRFVPAMALITASVEPRYRGGFMSMNSSVQQFTSGLAAYVSGQIIGRSSSGEMTHFPVIGIFSLGCTFLCIYLARRLKGPEGKEAVSEPMVIEG is encoded by the coding sequence ATGAAAGAACCTGTTTCAAAGTCTGATTTAAAAGTTCCGGGCGAGCGGATGCTGCTCTTTCTGATGGCCGCCATTCAGTTTACGATTGTGGTCGACTTTCTCATTATCATGCCGCTGGGGCCGCAATATCTGCGTGTGCTGTCGATCACCCCCGCCCAATTCGGCCTCATCGTCTCAGCCTATGCGATCAGCGCGGGAATCTCCGGCTTCGCAGCAGGATTTTTCTTGGACCGCTTTGATCGGAAATCGGCATTACTCTGGCTTTATTTTGGCTTTGCCATCGGGACCCTCTTCTGCGCATTGGCGCCGAATTATCTTTTGTTGATCGGAGCGCGAACGATTGCAGGCGCTTTCGGGGGGGTCGCCGGCGCTTTGATTTTGACCATCATCGGGGATGTCATTCCACCGGAGCGCCGAGGGGCCGCGATGGGAATGGTCATGTCTTCTTTTTCCGTCGCATCGATTTGCGGCATGCCGATCGGGCTCTTTCTGGCGGCGCACTTAAGCTGGCACATCCCCTTCTTTGTATTGGCGGCGTTGAGCGGCTTCATTCTGATTGCAGCGCTGAGGATCATGCCCTCCTTGAGAGGGCATCTACAGTCGTCCCGCACCGGGCATCCAGCGCTTCAAGTATGGGCGGTTTTAATGGAGCGGGATCATCAGATCGCCTTTGTCTTCACCGCGGCGTTGATGTTTGCCGGCTTTTGCATTTTCCCTTTTATCAGCACCTACATGGTTGCAAATGTCGGCGTCACCGAGAAGCAGTTACCGCTGATCTATCTGTCGGGCGGGTTGGCGACCCTCTTTAGTATGAACTGGATCGGACGCTGGGCGGACCGTGCCGGAAAATTACGCGTCTTCACGCGCATGTCTCTCTCCACGGTGGTTCCGATCCTGGCGCTGACCAATCTGCCCCGCATTCCCTTGGTCGCTGCAATCGCAACCACCACCCTCTTTATGGTCTGCATGTCGGGACGATTTGTTCCTGCAATGGCCTTGATTACGGCCAGTGTCGAGCCCCGCTACCGAGGGGGGTTCATGAGCATGAACTCTTCGGTTCAGCAATTCACCTCCGGCCTGGCCGCCTATGTCAGCGGGCAAATCATCGGCCGATCTTCCAGCGGGGAGATGACCCATTTTCCGGTGATCGGGATCTTCTCGCTCGGCTGTACGTTTCTTTGTATCTATCTCGCGAGGCGTTTGAAAGGTCCCGAAGGGAAGGAAGCGGTGAGTGAACCGA
- a CDS encoding response regulator, with the protein MAKKILIVDDNEDTCKIFAASLGKEGYEVAVTKDGDEALRMVAWVQPDLILLDIMMPRIDGLRVCRTLKKNSCYHSIPVFMISAKFGDPTFREQALDAGADTLLSKPIELPYLLTLLRNHFNKTKISE; encoded by the coding sequence GTGGCGAAGAAGATCCTCATCGTCGATGACAACGAAGATACCTGTAAGATCTTCGCTGCGTCCTTAGGAAAAGAGGGATATGAAGTGGCCGTCACGAAGGATGGGGATGAAGCCTTGAGGATGGTCGCCTGGGTACAGCCGGACCTGATCCTCCTTGATATCATGATGCCCCGAATCGACGGGTTGAGGGTCTGTCGCACCCTCAAAAAGAATTCGTGTTATCACTCGATTCCTGTTTTCATGATCAGCGCGAAATTCGGAGATCCCACTTTCCGGGAGCAGGCCTTGGATGCCGGCGCAGATACCCTCCTCAGCAAGCCGATCGAGCTCCCCTATCTTCTCACCCTGCTCAGAAACCATTTCAACAAAACGAAGATCTCTGAGTGA
- a CDS encoding DUF4382 domain-containing protein encodes MMRDIATRGIKKILFCSFLFVQMIFISCGAGGNGSSASAPPTSANPTGLMSVSFTDGPGDYDHVWITVKEVRFHTSDASGPDEPGWLKFPLAAPVTVDLIALGNGSAPQSIWSNLTLPVGNYQQIRLLLVPTFASSPPAAHSYFNEVVIGSNTFPLRIPDAQHGIKLAGALQVTAGGALHLAVDFDAGEDIIDFRNGVEYVLKPRLTYFDLDDVGAIVGRIDAAAAGQNGNARFVFKAEQLSADGKRHVVRRYSTLSDATGQFVIYPLPSGPYDLLMRGINYETVIIKNVPVTKGTTPTTNPTVVPPITMAAGADYTVTASITSPTGAWVNFYQTLPGAGEVPYEVRFRHFNPLTGEFVTLHGQTSTFKLSNSPIRVGTYSSSAIQLTDTPPQEGVGGYQAVADALLYDRSDPQSVNAAAPTVAFGALTVTTPWTGHSIAGTITVHSADQNKMNRGVLFAVHGGMIIDALNLDAQMLTGGSYTLANVPGGRPAAFYGVEAAGWSSTVPITKAVALPAAVDLRSGNATGVDMEMIVLP; translated from the coding sequence ATGATGCGGGATATCGCCACCAGAGGGATCAAGAAAATACTGTTTTGTTCGTTTTTATTTGTCCAAATGATTTTTATCTCCTGCGGGGCTGGAGGAAACGGCAGCAGCGCCAGCGCCCCTCCGACCTCGGCCAATCCGACCGGCTTGATGTCGGTCTCTTTCACCGATGGGCCGGGCGATTATGACCATGTCTGGATCACGGTGAAGGAGGTCCGGTTTCATACGAGCGACGCTTCGGGTCCGGATGAGCCGGGATGGCTCAAGTTTCCCCTGGCTGCGCCGGTCACGGTCGACCTCATCGCGTTGGGAAATGGCAGCGCCCCGCAATCGATCTGGAGCAATCTGACCCTGCCGGTTGGAAACTATCAACAGATCCGGCTTCTCTTGGTCCCCACCTTTGCCTCCTCTCCGCCGGCCGCCCACAGCTACTTTAACGAGGTCGTCATCGGCTCGAATACCTTTCCGCTTCGGATTCCCGACGCCCAACATGGGATCAAGCTCGCCGGCGCTTTGCAGGTGACCGCCGGCGGCGCCCTCCACCTCGCCGTCGACTTTGACGCGGGAGAAGACATTATCGATTTCCGAAACGGTGTCGAGTATGTTCTGAAACCAAGACTGACCTATTTCGATCTCGATGACGTCGGCGCGATCGTCGGCCGGATCGACGCCGCGGCGGCCGGCCAGAATGGGAATGCACGGTTTGTTTTCAAGGCGGAGCAGCTCAGCGCCGATGGAAAGCGCCACGTGGTGCGGCGTTATTCGACCCTCTCCGACGCCACCGGCCAGTTCGTGATCTACCCGCTCCCTTCCGGGCCCTATGACCTGCTGATGCGCGGGATCAACTATGAAACGGTCATCATCAAGAATGTTCCGGTCACGAAAGGGACCACGCCGACAACGAATCCGACCGTCGTTCCGCCGATTACAATGGCAGCCGGAGCCGATTATACGGTGACTGCATCGATTACCTCGCCCACCGGCGCCTGGGTGAACTTCTATCAGACCCTTCCGGGGGCCGGGGAGGTTCCGTATGAAGTCCGGTTCCGGCATTTTAATCCGTTGACGGGGGAATTCGTCACCCTCCATGGACAGACTTCCACTTTTAAGCTGTCGAACAGTCCGATTCGAGTCGGAACCTACAGCAGCAGTGCGATTCAGCTGACCGACACCCCGCCGCAAGAGGGGGTGGGGGGATACCAGGCCGTTGCGGATGCGCTTCTCTACGATCGGAGCGACCCACAGAGTGTGAACGCGGCCGCGCCGACCGTCGCCTTTGGCGCGCTCACCGTCACCACGCCGTGGACGGGCCACTCGATCGCCGGGACGATCACGGTTCATTCGGCAGATCAGAATAAAATGAACAGAGGGGTCCTCTTTGCAGTGCATGGCGGGATGATCATCGATGCGCTGAATCTCGATGCACAGATGCTGACCGGGGGAAGCTATACCCTGGCGAACGTTCCAGGCGGCCGGCCGGCGGCCTTTTACGGCGTGGAGGCGGCCGGATGGTCTTCCACCGTTCCGATCACGAAAGCAGTCGCCCTTCCGGCGGCGGTCGATCTGCGCAGCGGCAATGCGACCGGGGTTGATATGGAGATGATCGTTCTGCCGTAA